GCGGGCAGTCGCGATGTGGCTGACCACGTTTGACGGACTGATCAAGTCGACGCTAAGGTCACCACGTCGAGTGTGGTTGACGTTAATTGTGACAGTAACATGCTCCAGCCGCTCCAAatttgccttcttcagcataTCTTCCGTGACGTCAAAGCTAACAATCAACCCGTGATCTCCTTCTGGGATTGCCTTCTTcacatgcagccaaggagaaaAGAACCAAGCCTGGGGTTTGACCTTtttccaagtcttggctTTCTGCACGAGGTCATAGGAGTCAACTTTGCCGTAGCCGAATACGTGACTGAACTGTTTTCCGATTGCCGTCTGCTGCCAGTTGGCATGTTCGTCAGCAACAGGTTTGGCAGTGTCCATGCCAAGGTACTGCATGTCTCTCCAGCCTAGGTCCGGGCGAACTTCCAGAACGAGAGCAAAGATGCCAGCAGCGAGCGCAGCAGCGGCTGACGTTCCGCCGTGACCAGTTGCGCACTGGGTTTCTCCGACATCAGTTGTGTGCTAGGATTTGTTAGTATGTGGCATAGATCATTGAATGAGCATGTTGATGCTTACGATGGAGTCGCCACTACGACTGCTGTAGGTGACTACGAGCTGAGCAGAGCAATGCTCCGAATAGTATGGATGCCGGCCAGCTCGATCGACGGCGCCGACTGTGATGCTGTATATGGAGTTGGTATATCCATCAAAGTTGCAGTTGTCATCGCTGGCAGCACCATTGCCGCTGGCAAACACATAAATAGATCCCAGTCCATTTCGGCCCTCTTGAATGGACTTGAGCATAGCCCTCCTGATCAAAACACCAGGGGCCTCCATGGTtcgcccatcatcatggggTCCCCAAGAGCACGAATAGATCTGATTCTTGTCGTACTTGTACATCAtagcttcagcttcatcagcATCGCTTATAGGCTTGCTGAGAATCCGAATGCCAGCAATCTTGGATTCATACGCGACACCGAGACCGCAAACATCATTGCGAACTGCTGCGATTTCTCCAGCGCATCGAGTGCCATGGCGATCATCAGAGAGTACAGGAGCGGGAACAGGGTCATGGTCGTTAAAGTCGTAAGAACCCTCTGCGAAATAGTTGTCCTTGAGATCCAGACTGTTCATatcaaggccatcatcgatgatggcaacagTGACGTTCTTACCCGTAACCCCTTCTAGCCAAACACTTGTCACGTTCACGTCGTGGCCAATCTGAATGGGATTAAAGAGGTGCCACTGCTCGGTAAAAATCGGGTCGCGGATATTGAGCTGGGACATGACTGTTTGCTGTTTCTTGATAGCCCACTCAACGGGTTTGTTATTGTCGCGCGGCAAAATCAACCCCGAAGGAGGTGGCGGAATCACACGTTTATGCAGGTTTTGACGAGTCTCCTGCTTCGTAGAGAGCAACACACTGTCCAAAACGTCGCGATCTCCTAGTCCccgcttcctcctcttaCTTTGCAGTAGCTCTCTCTTGACAATGTCGTGCTCGGCCTTTGGTGAGCGGAAAACGTGATGATCTGAAAGTTGGCCGAGGACGCCTTCGTGTCGCAAACCCAGACGAGACGCAATTTGTTCTGGAGACGTAGTCGAATCAATATGTATGACATAGTAGTCATTATTATTGTAGTCCCTGGGAACATGGCTAGCATGggaaatggcggcaaggccaaggaggccagCCCATGGCGCAAATCTCATGGCGTAGAGCAAAGGGGTACGACGATGGCAGTGGCCCGAGGAAGCAGCACAAGCGAATGTGATTCGGTCTAAC
The DNA window shown above is from Pochonia chlamydosporia 170 chromosome Unknown PCv3seq00012, whole genome shotgun sequence and carries:
- a CDS encoding KEX1 protease precursor (similar to Aspergillus terreus NIH2624 XP_001212357.1), whose protein sequence is MRFAPWAGLLGLAAISHASHVPRDYNNNDYYVIHIDSTTSPEQIASRLGLRHEGVLGQLSDHHVFRSPKAEHDIVKRELLQSKRRKRGLGDRDVLDSVLLSTKQETRQNLHKRVIPPPPSGLILPRDNNKPVEWAIKKQQTVMSQLNIRDPIFTEQWHLFNPIQIGHDVNVTSVWLEGVTGKNVTVAIIDDGLDMNSLDLKDNYFAEGSYDFNDHDPVPAPVLSDDRHGTRCAGEIAAVRNDVCGLGVAYESKIAGIRILSKPISDADEAEAMMYKYDKNQIYSCSWGPHDDGRTMEAPGVLIRRAMLKSIQEGRNGLGSIYVFASGNGAASDDNCNFDGYTNSIYSITVGAVDRAGRHPYYSEHCSAQLVVTYSSRSGDSIVKTQCATGHGGTSAAAALAAGIFALVLEVRPDLGWRDMQYLGMDTAKPVADEHANWQQTAIGKQFSHVFGYGKVDSYDLVQKAKTWKKVKPQAWFFSPWLHVKKAIPEGDHGLIVSFDVTEDMLKKANLERLEHVTVTINVNHTRRGDLSVDLISPSNVVSHIATARKDDSANKGYEDWTFMSVGIGKWTIVVRDTKRNEHQGTFVDWHLKLWGEAIDPAKATKLPMPSAQDDADHDKVDIVTAPAATSTLGSQADGTKTQADKPTDHPERPVKPSATSADEKPSAEEASATATSSSSWIDKFPAFGGSKTATVWVVGAGSLIAVFCIGLGIYFCIARKRQLRNNSRNNYDFELLDEEEGDGLNSQEKNGQGRRTRXXXMTARSSHYRDLGQQHPSMTAPT